A genomic region of bacterium contains the following coding sequences:
- a CDS encoding T9SS type A sorting domain-containing protein, with amino-acid sequence MKTRNALALFTAALLWHSGAPNSAPAQSWQIPIHVQIETYHYDLYFGVHPNAAETFNAGIDTIAPPPAFTPYAAFVISTLPGTLRADFRGPGNAIVWHLQIFNAVGKITKISWDSREFPRPGGITLNDSLDMLTQDSTLILSAGMLAIEYTQPTVAVASPAGNALPEALAIDNYPNPFAAVTRFEIRGLAAQPFVLRIFNVLGQEIRRFAASAYEPSPTAILWDGADTRGLPVANGVYFYRLELPGAVFVKRIHRLR; translated from the coding sequence ATGAAAACGCGAAATGCTCTTGCACTGTTCACGGCTGCCCTCTTATGGCACAGCGGCGCACCGAACAGCGCCCCGGCGCAGTCCTGGCAGATCCCGATTCACGTTCAGATCGAGACGTACCACTATGATTTGTATTTCGGGGTTCACCCCAACGCCGCGGAGACGTTCAACGCCGGCATCGACACGATCGCGCCGCCGCCGGCCTTCACGCCTTACGCTGCCTTCGTCATTTCCACGCTGCCGGGAACCTTGCGCGCGGACTTTCGCGGCCCGGGCAACGCCATCGTTTGGCATTTGCAGATTTTCAATGCCGTGGGCAAAATCACCAAAATTTCGTGGGACAGCCGTGAATTCCCGCGGCCCGGCGGGATCACGCTGAATGACTCGCTGGACATGCTGACGCAGGATTCGACCTTGATTTTGAGCGCCGGCATGTTGGCAATCGAATACACCCAGCCCACGGTTGCGGTGGCCTCGCCTGCGGGGAATGCCCTTCCCGAGGCGTTGGCGATCGACAACTATCCCAATCCATTTGCGGCGGTAACGCGCTTCGAGATTCGCGGCTTGGCGGCGCAACCGTTCGTGCTGCGCATCTTCAACGTGCTCGGCCAGGAAATCCGCCGTTTTGCGGCCTCGGCTTACGAGCCTTCGCCGACCGCAATCTTGTGGGACGGTGCGGATACGCGCGGCCTGCCGGTGGCCAATGGCGTCTATTTTTACCGCCTCGAGCTGCCGGGCGCCGTGTTCGTGAAGAGAATTCATCGGCTGCGGTAG